A stretch of the Vigna radiata var. radiata cultivar VC1973A chromosome 9, Vradiata_ver6, whole genome shotgun sequence genome encodes the following:
- the LOC106774134 gene encoding KH domain-containing protein At2g38610 has product MSGLYNSNFSPVRAASPQIRTNPEVDSQYLTELLAEHQKLGPFMQALPICTRLLNQEILRVSGMLSNQGFGDFDRLRHRSPSPMASSNLMSSVTGTGLGGWNGLQQERLRGTPGMTMDWQVAPASPSSYTVKRILRLEIPVDTYPNFNFVGRLLGPRGNSLKRVEASTGCRVYIRGKGSIKDPDKEEKLRGRPGYEHLNEPLHILIEADLPANIVDIRLRQAQEIIEELLKPVDESEDYIKRQQLRELAMLNSNFREESPGPSGSVSPFNSSGMKRAKTGR; this is encoded by the exons ATGTCGGGTCTCTACAACTCCAACTTCTCTCCGGTCAGAGCTGCTTCTCCTCAGATTAGAACCAACCCAGAAGTTGACAG tcaGTACCTTACGGAGTTGCTGGCAGAGCATCAGAAGCTTGGTCCTTTCATGCAAGCTCTTCCCATTTGCACTCGTCTCTTGAATCAAG AAATATTGAGAGTTTCTGGAATGCTGTCCAATCAAGGTTTTGGTGACTTTGATAGACTGCGGCACAGAAGCCCTAGTCCAATGGCTTCTTCAAACCTCATGTCAAGTGTCACTGGAACGGGGTTAGGTGGATGGAACGGTCTTCAGCAAGAG AGGTTGAGGGGAACTCCCGGAATGACAATGGACTGGCAAGTTGCACCTGCAAGTCCTAGTTCATATACTGTTAAGAGGATTTTGCGCTTGGAAATTCCAGTTGATACATACCCCAAT tTCAATTTTGTTGGAAGGCTTCTGGGACCAAGAGGCAATTCTCTGAAAAGGGTGGAAGCTTCTACTGGTTGCCGGGTGTATATTAGAGGAAAGGGTTCAATAAAAGATCCCGACAAG GAAGAAAAGTTAAGAGGAAGACCAGGCTATGAGCATCTCAATGAGCCACTCCATATCTTGATTGAGGCTGATTTACCTGCTAATATTGTTGACATAAGGCTCCGACAGGCTCAGGAAATTATAGAAGAATTGCTCAAACCTGTG GATGAGTCTGAGGACTATATCAAGAGGCAGCAGTTGCGTGAATTGGCAATGCTGAATTCAAATTTCAGAGAAGAGAGTCCTGGACCAAGTGGAAGTGTATCTCCATTCAACTCCAGTGGAATGAAACGAGCCAAAACTGGTCGATGA
- the LOC106774135 gene encoding protein RETICULATA-RELATED 3, chloroplastic-like, protein MAVAAQAMAQFRFSPLSSHHRYHYHYNYRYTHSFPSPRHPRSERLHLSFSGGDNGGGVRGGSGGGGGGDSDGESVGLGFLGLFLNGWRSRVAADPQFPFKVLMEELVGVSAAVAGDMATRPNFGLNELDFVFSTLVVGSILNFILMYLLAPTLSSSSTLPWLFATCPSSHMFEPGPYGVVERCGTLVYKGGLFALVGLAAGLAGTAISNGLIAVRKRVDPTFESPNKAPPTLLNALTWAAHMGVSSNLRYQCLNGFEFLLEKCVPPLVFKSSVLALRLANNVVGGMTFVMLARFTGSQALSVPQPK, encoded by the coding sequence ATGGCAGTGGCAGCGCAAGCCATGGCCCAATTCCGTTTCTCTCCTCTCTCTTCTCATCACCGCTACCATTACCATTACAATTATCGGTACACCCATTCCTTCCCGTCTCCGCGCCACCCCCGCAGCGAAAGGCTCCACCTTTCGTTCTCCGGCGGCGACAACGGCGGCGGAGTCAGAGGGGGCAGCGGCGGGGGTGGAGGCGGAGACTCCGACGGCGAAAGCGTGGGATTGGGGTTTTTGGGGCTGTTTTTAAACGGATGGAGATCGAGGGTGGCGGCGGACCCACAATTCCCTTTCAAGGTTTTGATGGAGGAGTTGGTGGGTGTGAGTGCGGCGGTTGCCGGCGACATGGCCACTCGCCCCAACTTCGGACTCAACGAACTGGACTTCGTGTTCTCCACTCTGGTTGTGGGGTCCATTCTGAATTTCATTCTGATGTACCTCTTGGCGCCAACCTTGTCCTCGTCTTCCACCCTTCCTTGGTTGTTTGCCACGTGTCCTAGCAGCCACATGTTCGAACCTGGTCCCTACGGAGTAGTGGAGCGGTGTGGGACTCTGGTGTACAAAGGAGGATTGTTTGCGCTGGTGGGCCTGGCTGCTGGCCTTGCCGGGACCGCCATTTCGAACGGACTGATCGCGGTGAGGAAGAGGGTGGACCCCACGTTCGAGTCCCCGAACAAGGCCCCCCCTACCCTTCTCAATGCGCTTACCTGGGCGGCGCACATGGGTGTGAGCAGCAATTTAAGGTACCAGTGTCTTAATGGCTTCGAGTTTCTGTTGGAGAAGTGCGTTCCTCCTTTGGTGTTCAAATCCTCTGTTTTGGCTCTCAGACTGGCCAACAATGTTGTCGGAGGGATGACCTTTGTCATGTTGGCAAGGTTCACAGGTTCTCAGGCTCTTTCTGTTCCTCAACCCAAATAG
- the LOC106772981 gene encoding putative zinc transporter At3g08650 isoform X2, whose product MAPNPRPKLVVPFFMLLLMLLSFGCSNAELEQELGAAPHKKVIVGTAGENSLKLEEINGRKGGGGSRVSVSTVALFTLAMAAATGLGALPFFFVELDPRWAGLCNGMAAGVMLAASFDLIQEGQYYGTGNWVVIGILVGGTFIWLCKKFLELYGEVSMLDIKGADATKVVLVIGIMTLHSFGEGSGVGVSFAGSKGFSQGLLVTLAIAVHNIPEGLAVSMVLASRGVSPQKAMLWSVITSLPQPIVAVPSFICADAFSKFLPFCTGFAAGCMIWMVVAEVLPDAFKEASASQVASAATISVAFMEALSTLFQNFNRDNNSEDASGFFVSSLFGLGPLLGGIILVVFALALRLRHTILMGIACGIAFVLGAWRPVQLILSSKLGFVPVVLLLATGAALVHFSSSGVLKVAARKKTSVNDLPSLTGFPVSVQTLQSFVSCGAVALHALAEGLALGVAAPKAYGFGRHMVVPVSLHGLPRGAAVASCIYGATDSWHGSLATAAIIGFMGPISAIGSILAGIDYSGLDHIMVLACGGIILSFGNVVKRALSLDKKKSTCGLVMGIGFATLCLTFTKLVCLHTPYCNSAPEAVR is encoded by the exons ATGGCTCCTAATCCGAGGCCCAAGTTGGTTGTTCCATTCTTCATGTTACTGTTAATGCTTCTTTCCTTTGGTTGTTCCAATGCTGAATTGGAACAGGAGCTCGGAGCTGCTCCTCATAAGAAGGTAATTGTTGGCACTGCTGGGGAGAATTCCCTCAAGTTAGAGGAAATCAATGGCAGAAAAGGTGGAGGCGGTAGTAGAGTTTCCGTTTCCACGGTTGCATTGTTCACCTTAGCAATGGCAGCTGCCACTGGTTTAGGGGCTCTGCCCTTCTTCTTTGTGGAGCTTGATCCACGATGGGCAGGGTTGTGTAATGGAATGGCAGCTGGTGTTATGTTGGCTGCAAGCTTTGATCTCATACAGGAAGGTCAATATTATGGTACTGGAAATTGGGTTGTTATTGGGATTCTAGTTGGTGGCACCTTTATTTGGTTGTGTAAGAAG TTTCTTGAGCTATATGGGGAAGTAAGCATGTTGGATATAAAGGGTGCCGATGCAACTAAAGTTGTTCTTGTAATTGGAATAATGACTCTCCACTCTTTTGGGGAAGGATCTGGAGTTGGGGTCTCCTTTGCTGGCTCAAAGGGTTTCTCTCAAGGTTTATTGGTAACTTTGGCTATTGCTGTGCATAACATTCCAGAGGGATTGGCTGTGAGCATGGTGCTGGCATCAAGGGGTGTCTCTCCACAGAAAGCTATGTTGTGGAGCGTTATTACATCTTTACCTCAG CCAATTGTAGCCGTTCCTTCATTTATTTGTGCTGATGCATTTAGTAAGTTCCTGCCATTTTGTACTGGGTTCGCTGCTGGATGCATGATCTGGATGGTTGTTGCAGAAGTGCTTCCTGATGCATTCAAG GAAGCCTCTGCTTCACAAGTTGCATCGGCTGCAACAATTTCGGTAGCATTTATGGAAGCTCTAAGCACCCTTTTTCAGAATTTCAACCGTGACAACAA CTCTGAGGATGCTTCTGGCTTCTTTGTTTCATCACTTTTTGGCCTTGGCCCATTACTTGGTGGGATTATTCTGGTTGTATTTGCTCTTGCTCTTCGTCTTCGGCATACTATCCTGATGGGTATAGCATGTGGTATTGCCTTTGTTCTTGGTGCCTGGCGACCAGTGCAGCTAATTTTGTCTTCAAAATTAGGATTTGTTCCTGTTGTGTTACTCCTTGCAACGGGTGCTGCTTTAGTTCATTTTTCCAGCTCTGGTGTATTGAAGGTGGCAGCTCGCAAGAAAACCTCAGTCAATGACTTGCCTTCATTAACAGGCTTCCCTGTGAGTGTTCAAACCCTTCAATCATTTGTATCGTGTGGTGCAGTTGCTCTACATGCTTTGGCTGAAGGACTTGCGCTTGGAGTAGCTGCACCAAAAGCTTATGGATTTGGTCGTCACATGGTCGTTCCAGTCTCTCTACATGGTCTCCCCCGAGGTGCAGCTGTTGCTAGCTGCATCTATGGTGCTACTGATAGTTGGCATGGTTCTCTTGCAACAGCTGCCATAATTGGATTTATGGGTCCAATATCAGCAATTGGATCAATTCTTGCTGGGATTGACTACAGTGGCCTTGATCACATAATGGTCCTGGCTTGTGGTGGAATAATTCTAAGTTTTGGAAATGTAGTTAAGAGAGCACTTAGCTTGGACAAGAAAAAAAGCACATGTGGCCTCGTTATGGGAATTGGGTTTGCTACCTTATGCCTAACGTTCACTAAATTAGTTTGCTTGCACACACCTTACTGCAATTCTGCACCAGAGGCTGTCAGATAA
- the LOC106772981 gene encoding putative zinc transporter At3g08650 isoform X1, with the protein MAPNPRPKLVVPFFMLLLMLLSFGCSNAELEQELGAAPHKKVIVGTAGENSLKLEEINGRKGGGGSRVSVSTVALFTLAMAAATGLGALPFFFVELDPRWAGLCNGMAAGVMLAASFDLIQEGQYYGTGNWVVIGILVGGTFIWLCKKFLELYGEVSMLDIKGADATKVVLVIGIMTLHSFGEGSGVGVSFAGSKGFSQGLLVTLAIAVHNIPEGLAVSMVLASRGVSPQKAMLWSVITSLPQPIVAVPSFICADAFSKFLPFCTGFAAGCMIWMVVAEVLPDAFKDFSSFGNTYLQYVVFRYIISFSYYFGIQEASASQVASAATISVAFMEALSTLFQNFNRDNNSEDASGFFVSSLFGLGPLLGGIILVVFALALRLRHTILMGIACGIAFVLGAWRPVQLILSSKLGFVPVVLLLATGAALVHFSSSGVLKVAARKKTSVNDLPSLTGFPVSVQTLQSFVSCGAVALHALAEGLALGVAAPKAYGFGRHMVVPVSLHGLPRGAAVASCIYGATDSWHGSLATAAIIGFMGPISAIGSILAGIDYSGLDHIMVLACGGIILSFGNVVKRALSLDKKKSTCGLVMGIGFATLCLTFTKLVCLHTPYCNSAPEAVR; encoded by the exons ATGGCTCCTAATCCGAGGCCCAAGTTGGTTGTTCCATTCTTCATGTTACTGTTAATGCTTCTTTCCTTTGGTTGTTCCAATGCTGAATTGGAACAGGAGCTCGGAGCTGCTCCTCATAAGAAGGTAATTGTTGGCACTGCTGGGGAGAATTCCCTCAAGTTAGAGGAAATCAATGGCAGAAAAGGTGGAGGCGGTAGTAGAGTTTCCGTTTCCACGGTTGCATTGTTCACCTTAGCAATGGCAGCTGCCACTGGTTTAGGGGCTCTGCCCTTCTTCTTTGTGGAGCTTGATCCACGATGGGCAGGGTTGTGTAATGGAATGGCAGCTGGTGTTATGTTGGCTGCAAGCTTTGATCTCATACAGGAAGGTCAATATTATGGTACTGGAAATTGGGTTGTTATTGGGATTCTAGTTGGTGGCACCTTTATTTGGTTGTGTAAGAAG TTTCTTGAGCTATATGGGGAAGTAAGCATGTTGGATATAAAGGGTGCCGATGCAACTAAAGTTGTTCTTGTAATTGGAATAATGACTCTCCACTCTTTTGGGGAAGGATCTGGAGTTGGGGTCTCCTTTGCTGGCTCAAAGGGTTTCTCTCAAGGTTTATTGGTAACTTTGGCTATTGCTGTGCATAACATTCCAGAGGGATTGGCTGTGAGCATGGTGCTGGCATCAAGGGGTGTCTCTCCACAGAAAGCTATGTTGTGGAGCGTTATTACATCTTTACCTCAG CCAATTGTAGCCGTTCCTTCATTTATTTGTGCTGATGCATTTAGTAAGTTCCTGCCATTTTGTACTGGGTTCGCTGCTGGATGCATGATCTGGATGGTTGTTGCAGAAGTGCTTCCTGATGCATTCAAG GACTTCAGCTCTTTCGGCAACACCTATTTGCAGTATGTTGTATTCAGATATATAATATCGTTCTCGTACTACTTTGGTATACAGGAAGCCTCTGCTTCACAAGTTGCATCGGCTGCAACAATTTCGGTAGCATTTATGGAAGCTCTAAGCACCCTTTTTCAGAATTTCAACCGTGACAACAA CTCTGAGGATGCTTCTGGCTTCTTTGTTTCATCACTTTTTGGCCTTGGCCCATTACTTGGTGGGATTATTCTGGTTGTATTTGCTCTTGCTCTTCGTCTTCGGCATACTATCCTGATGGGTATAGCATGTGGTATTGCCTTTGTTCTTGGTGCCTGGCGACCAGTGCAGCTAATTTTGTCTTCAAAATTAGGATTTGTTCCTGTTGTGTTACTCCTTGCAACGGGTGCTGCTTTAGTTCATTTTTCCAGCTCTGGTGTATTGAAGGTGGCAGCTCGCAAGAAAACCTCAGTCAATGACTTGCCTTCATTAACAGGCTTCCCTGTGAGTGTTCAAACCCTTCAATCATTTGTATCGTGTGGTGCAGTTGCTCTACATGCTTTGGCTGAAGGACTTGCGCTTGGAGTAGCTGCACCAAAAGCTTATGGATTTGGTCGTCACATGGTCGTTCCAGTCTCTCTACATGGTCTCCCCCGAGGTGCAGCTGTTGCTAGCTGCATCTATGGTGCTACTGATAGTTGGCATGGTTCTCTTGCAACAGCTGCCATAATTGGATTTATGGGTCCAATATCAGCAATTGGATCAATTCTTGCTGGGATTGACTACAGTGGCCTTGATCACATAATGGTCCTGGCTTGTGGTGGAATAATTCTAAGTTTTGGAAATGTAGTTAAGAGAGCACTTAGCTTGGACAAGAAAAAAAGCACATGTGGCCTCGTTATGGGAATTGGGTTTGCTACCTTATGCCTAACGTTCACTAAATTAGTTTGCTTGCACACACCTTACTGCAATTCTGCACCAGAGGCTGTCAGATAA